Proteins found in one Acidobacteriota bacterium genomic segment:
- the pilM gene encoding type IV pilus assembly protein PilM yields the protein MSEVDVLFRKQKPVVGLDIGSSAIKAVELKASGKGWKVVAFGIEPLPSDAIVDGAIIDGTAVAEAIRRLFERLGIKNRDVAASLSGNAVIVKKITLPAMTDSELATSITWEAEQYIPFDIQDVNLDYQILTRPPKGAAAGATMDVLLVAAKKETIADYTGVIAQAGRVPAIVDVDAFALQNAYEANYGARDAIVALLNIGASAININIVRGDQSLFTRDVPIGGNAYTEALQKDFQIAQESADLLKRGYPADGLDPTQTGPSLQMVTEAVLLEVQKTLDFFRGTTGADHIDLLLVTGGGSQVSGLVEALHDRLGYPVEVLDPFKTVSFDAAKFGVPVLTEAAAASTVAVGLALRRMGDR from the coding sequence GTGAGTGAGGTCGACGTGCTGTTCCGCAAGCAGAAGCCAGTCGTCGGACTGGACATCGGATCGAGCGCCATCAAGGCTGTCGAACTGAAAGCCTCCGGCAAGGGCTGGAAGGTGGTCGCGTTCGGCATCGAGCCGCTCCCGTCCGACGCCATCGTCGACGGGGCCATCATCGACGGGACCGCCGTGGCCGAGGCCATTCGGCGTCTCTTCGAGCGGCTCGGCATCAAGAACCGCGACGTGGCCGCCTCGCTGTCGGGCAACGCCGTGATCGTCAAGAAGATCACGCTGCCGGCCATGACCGACTCCGAACTGGCGACGTCGATCACCTGGGAAGCCGAACAATACATCCCGTTCGACATCCAGGACGTCAACCTCGACTACCAGATCCTGACGCGGCCGCCCAAGGGCGCCGCCGCGGGGGCCACGATGGACGTGCTCCTGGTGGCGGCCAAGAAGGAGACGATCGCCGACTACACGGGCGTCATCGCCCAGGCCGGCCGCGTGCCCGCCATCGTCGACGTCGACGCCTTCGCGCTCCAGAACGCCTACGAAGCCAACTACGGGGCCCGCGATGCCATCGTCGCGCTCCTGAACATCGGGGCGAGCGCCATCAACATCAACATCGTGCGCGGCGACCAGTCGCTGTTCACGCGCGACGTGCCGATCGGCGGCAACGCCTATACCGAGGCCCTCCAGAAGGACTTCCAGATCGCGCAGGAGAGCGCCGATCTGCTCAAGCGCGGCTATCCGGCCGACGGCCTCGACCCCACGCAGACGGGGCCGAGCCTCCAGATGGTCACCGAGGCCGTGCTCCTCGAAGTGCAGAAGACGCTCGACTTCTTCCGCGGCACCACCGGTGCGGATCACATCGACCTGCTGCTCGTCACGGGCGGCGGATCGCAGGTGAGTGGCCTGGTGGAGGCCCTCCACGACCGCCTCGGCTATCCCGTCGAAGTGCTCGACCCGTTCAAGACCGTCAGCTTCGACGCCGCGAAGTTCGGCGTGCCGGTGCTGACCGAAGCCGCCGCGGCGTCGACCGTCGCCGTCGGACTGGCCCTGCGCCGGATGGGGGACCGATGA
- a CDS encoding PilN domain-containing protein, with amino-acid sequence MIRVNLLASEQHVAKAPAFSGLSANKIHILGALIVLAGAAATGYRHFDLQAQQRNADLQLEQARAEETRLKSVKEERAKLEAQEALLQQRVALIEQLRKGQRSPVLLLDQVSRQLPERLWLTQMQQAGADVTLEGRTTTLTALSDLIGNLENSGAFNRPVEIINTEVENGRGEGDLMKFTVKAAFPMGAIETPEPAPAAPAARAARR; translated from the coding sequence ATGATTCGCGTCAACCTGCTCGCCTCCGAACAGCACGTCGCGAAAGCGCCGGCGTTCTCGGGGCTGAGCGCCAACAAGATCCACATCCTCGGCGCCCTCATCGTGCTCGCGGGCGCCGCGGCCACGGGCTACCGGCACTTCGATCTGCAGGCGCAGCAGCGTAACGCGGACCTCCAGCTCGAACAGGCGAGGGCCGAGGAGACGCGCCTCAAGTCCGTCAAGGAGGAGCGCGCCAAGCTCGAGGCGCAGGAAGCCCTGCTGCAGCAGCGCGTCGCACTCATCGAGCAGCTCCGCAAAGGGCAGCGCTCGCCGGTGCTCCTGCTCGACCAGGTCAGCCGCCAGTTGCCCGAGCGCCTGTGGCTCACGCAGATGCAGCAGGCCGGCGCCGACGTGACTCTCGAGGGACGCACGACCACGCTCACGGCGTTGTCGGACCTCATCGGCAACCTCGAGAACTCCGGGGCGTTCAACCGTCCTGTGGAAATCATCAACACCGAAGTCGAGAACGGGCGCGGGGAAGGCGACCTGATGAAGTTCACCGTCAAGGCTGCCTTCCCGATGGGCGCCATCGAGACGCCTGAGCCTGCCCCCGCCGCCCCTGCGGCGCGCGCGGCCCGTCGCTGA
- the pilO gene encoding type 4a pilus biogenesis protein PilO has product MDLGLKKLPLWGQVALYVVLAAGLFGAHYYVYGTDMAAAVARTQADAQKIEVENARARIDEKRLPELRAGIAEQTARLTALRNVLPEQKDVGDLLRRIQTLATQSSLTIRGFKPQAVAQKAQHAEWPISLQLEGTYHDLGAFFDKVSRMPRIINISGIQIKAHTANDPTPATVDAQCTVTTFVLQEAPAAPAAAGNKRPGAAGARPPTAAR; this is encoded by the coding sequence ATGGATCTCGGACTCAAGAAGCTGCCCTTGTGGGGCCAGGTGGCCCTGTACGTGGTGCTCGCGGCCGGTCTCTTCGGCGCGCACTACTACGTCTACGGCACGGACATGGCTGCCGCGGTGGCCAGGACACAAGCCGACGCTCAGAAGATCGAGGTGGAGAACGCGCGCGCGCGCATCGACGAGAAGCGACTGCCCGAGCTGCGGGCGGGCATCGCGGAGCAGACCGCGCGTCTCACGGCCCTGCGCAACGTGCTGCCCGAGCAGAAGGACGTGGGCGACCTGCTGCGCCGCATCCAGACGCTCGCCACGCAGTCGAGCCTCACCATCCGGGGCTTCAAGCCGCAGGCGGTGGCGCAGAAGGCGCAGCACGCCGAATGGCCGATCTCGCTGCAGCTCGAAGGCACGTACCACGACCTCGGCGCGTTCTTCGACAAGGTCAGCCGGATGCCGCGCATCATCAACATCTCGGGCATCCAGATCAAGGCGCACACCGCCAACGACCCTACGCCGGCCACCGTCGACGCGCAGTGCACCGTCACCACGTTCGTCCTCCAGGAGGCGCCCGCCGCGCCTGCCGCAGCCGGAAACAAGCGTCCCGGTGCCGCCGGTGCCCGTCCGCCGACGGCCGCTCGCTGA